In Rhizophagus irregularis chromosome 30, complete sequence, a genomic segment contains:
- a CDS encoding NEDD8-conjugating protein ubc12 (BUSCO:EOG092C5L1U) has product MGTVNRTFFLLIPNDANSLFFVIITRITRYYTRDIRLFTFQSHFSNMIKIWSIKKDNSAAEKKKPKVSAAQIRVQKDLTELALPDTMHMSFPDESDLLNFNLSITPDEGFYRGGVFRFTFNINNNYPHDPPKVRCSQKIYHPNIDLEGNVCLNILREDWKPVLNLNSVLVGLQYLFLEPNADDPLNKDAAEDLRTNRKNFEYNVKQSMRGKDVKGVPFDNVLM; this is encoded by the exons ATGGGTACGGTTAATAGAACATTTTTCTTATTGATACCAAATGATGCA AATTCTCTATTCTTTGTAATAATAACTCGAATAACTCG TTACTATACTAGAGACATTAGACTTTTCACTTTTCAATCACACTTCTCAAACATGATAAAAATCTGGTCGATCAAGAAAGATAATTCTGCAGCTGAAAAAAAGAAGCCTAAAGTCAGCGCGGCTCAAATTCGTGTTCaaaaag ATTTGACTGAGCTTGCTCTTCCCGACACGATGCATATGAGTTTTCCCGATGAGTCAGATCTTCTTAATTTCAACTTGTCTATAACACCCGACGAAG GATTCTATCGAGGTGGCGTGTTTCGATTTACctttaatataaacaataattatcCTCATGACCCACCAAAAGTTCGTTGTTCCCAAAAG ATCTATCATCCTAATATCGATCTTGAGGGAAATGTATGCCTAAACATCCTCCGCGAAGATTGGAAACCTGTCTTGAATTTGAATTCTGTGTTGGTAGGGTTGCAATATTTGTTCTTGGAACCAAATGCTGATGATCCCCTCAATAAAG atgcgGCCGAGGATTTGAGAACAAACAGAAAAAACTTTGAATATAATGTCAAACAGTCGATGAGAGGTAAAGATGTCAAAGGTGTTCCTTTTGATAACGTACTGATGTAG